The genomic DNA GCGCCGGGTCCTGGTAGGTGCGGCCCAACTGCTGGAACTGCGCCGCCCAGGTGTCCTCCGTGTCGGCGAGGACCACGGAGACGAAGCGCTTCAGTTCGTCGTCGCCACCGCCGCGCGGAGCGTCGGACTGCTCGGTGCGGGCCTGATCCTGCGGCGCCGTGCCCTGCAGAAGATCCAGCGGGTTGATGCCGAGCAGGAGCGATACCACCACGATCACCGCCAGCCCGCCGATGCCGATCCCGCCGCGCCCGATGGGGATGCCGATCCCGCCGGTTCGGAAGCCTCCCCGCCCAGAGCTGCTTCCGGGCGCGCCGCGCCGGTCCTCGACATTCTCGCTCTCGCGACCGTCCTGCCACCGCATCGCCCGATCCTCCCCCGACGCATTGCCAGAGGAAAACCAGCGAGGGGGGGCGGCTGTTCCGGCGCACCGCCGGATGCGTCAACCACGCGCTTGACCGCAAGCGGGGCCGTGCCATTTCCTAAGGCATGAACCACCGCTCCTTCGTCCCGACGGAACCCGCAACCGACACCGGCCCGCTGCCCTTCCGCGTCTATTGGTGGCAGGCTCTGGTCTTCTGGCTGCTCACCAACACCTATGGCGTGTTCGAGCGGGGCGGGGAGCCGTTTCCCGGCTATCAGCCCTCGCCGCTGCAGCCGCCGGGCTGGGCCTTTCCGGTCGTCTGGTTCAGCATCAGCCTGATCCAGCTCTGGGGCTGCGTGCGGTTGCTGAACGCGCCCTGGACGATCCGCTGGCGCCCGGCGCTGATCGGGATGCAGGGGGCGCTGTGGCTGCTCTACGCCAGCTTCGGGTTCGCCTATTTCACGATGGGCAGCCCAATCCTGGCGGCGGCCTGGACCATCGCCTACTTCATCATCGCCTCGACCTGCGTGCTGCTGGTCTGGCCGGACGACCGCGCCATCGCGGCGAGCTGGCTGCCGCTGGTGCTGTGGACCGGCTTCGCCTCCATCGTCGCCATTCATGGCGTCGTCCTCAATCCGGACCCGCTGTTCGGGCTGGGGCCGGGGCTGGGGACGCGCTGATCAACCGCGGTAGCGGTGCGTCGCCCCGGTGAAGTCGTCCGCGAAGTATCCACCGTCGCCGTCGGGCCGCACCCAGCCCGGCGCGGCGGGGGCCTTGCCGTGCCCGCCGGGGATGTCCAGCACATAGGTCGGCTGGCAGAGGCCGGAGACGCGCCCGCGCAGCCCCTTCACCAGCGCCTGTCCCTCGGCCAGGGTCGGGCGGAAATGGCTGGTGCCGGCGGCGAGGTCGGGATGGTGCAGGTAATAGGGTTTGATCCGGTTGCGCACCAATCCCCGGAACAGCGCTTCCAGAGTCGCCGCGTCGTCATTGATGCCCTTCAGCAGCACCGTCTGGCCGAGCAGGGGAATGCCGGCGTCGGCCAGCCGGGCGATGGCGCCGCGCGCCGGCTCCGTCAACTCACTGGCGTGATTGATGTGGACGGCCATCCAGGTCGCCAGTTCCGACGCCTTCAGCGCTTCGACCAACTCCGCGGTGACGCGCGCCGGGTCGGCGACGGGGATGCGGGTGTGCAGCCGGACCACCCCGACATGGGGAATATCCGACAGGCTGCGGACGATGTGCGACAGGCGCCGCGGCGACAGCAGCAGCGGATCGCCGCCGGTCACCACGACCTCCCACACCTCGGGATGCGCACGTACGTACGCCAGCGCGGCGTCCAACTCCTCGGGCGACAGGGCCTCGCCGCCCGGACCGACCATTTCCCGCCGGAAGCAGAAACGGCAATAGACCGCGCAGGCGTGCAGCGGCTTCAGCAGGACCCGGTCGGGGTAGCGATGGACGATCCCTTTCACCGGGCTGCGCACCACATCGCCGATAGGGTCCTCGCGCTCCTCCGGTGCGGTGTACGCCTCCTCCGGGGAGGGGACGTACTGCGCGTACAGGGGATCGCCGGGCGCGGCGTCCGCCAGCGTTTCCAGCAGGTACGGGGTCAGGGCGATGGCGTAGCGGTCGGCCACGGCGGCCACGGCCTCGCCGGCCGCGGGCGTCATCAGCCCGGCGGCCACCAGATCGGTCACGCTGTGGGCTGCCTTCATCGCTCGTTCCCGATCCGCCGCTTTGCGCCTAGTATGAGAGGCCCGCTCTTACTCCCGCAGGACCCATGCTGTCGACTCTTCCCCGCCTGATCGGCCACCGCGGCGCCAAGGAAAGCGCGCCGGAGAACACGCTCGCCAGCCTGCGCGAGGCCGCCCGCCAGGGCGCCGCCTGGGTCGAGGTGGACGTGATGCTCACCCGCGACCGTGTGCCGGTGCTGATCCACGACGACACGCTGGAGCGCACCACCAGCGGCGCCGGGCCGGTGCCGGACCTGACCCTGGCGGAGCTGAAGGCGCTGGACGCCGGTTCCTGGTTCGACACCCGTTTCGCCGGCGAAACGGTGCCGACCCTGGAGGAGGCGCTGGGCGTGATCCGCAAGTTGGGTCTTGGCCTGAATCTGGAGATCAAACCCTATCCCGGCCAGGAGGTGCCGACGGCGGAAGTTGCGCTGGATCTGCTGACGCGGCTGTGGCCCGCCGGCCTGCCCCTGCTGGTGTCCAGCTTCGAGGTGCCCTGCCTGGAGGTGGCGCGCGACCGGGCGCCGGAGATTCCGCGCGGCTACCTGCTGTGGGACCCGCCCGCCGACTGGGCGGCCATTGCCGACCGCATCGGCGCGGCCACGCTGAACGTCCATCAGGATCGTCAGACGGCGGAGAGCGTCGCCGCTTACCGCGCCACCGGGCGCCCGGTGCTGGCCTACACGGTCAACGACGCGGCGCGGGCGCGGACGCTGTTCGGCTGGGGTGTGGCCGGTGTCTTCACCGACGCGCCGGGCCGCTTGGCGGCGGAACTGGCCGCCGGGACGACCCCATGAGACGGTTCTCCCGGGGACCACAGGTTGACGTTTGGGGACATGTCGCCGTGACAGATTTTTTTCTAACACCGCGAATCCGCTCGTCCGCACGGAAATTTCCTCATATATAGATCGCTCATGGCGGCATGGGCCGTCGGGGGCACGACTCCCGGCGGCGTTTTTCGTCGTCTTTCGGGTCGCGCTGTCCGGGTGCCCGCACGCGGGCGCTCTCATGGTCTTGGAGGTTTCGTTGAAGGCGCTTAAGCCGTTGCTGATGTCTGGCCGGGAGGTTCTGCCGCTCGTCGAGGGTGGCAAGGGAATTGCCGTCTCCAACGGGGAAAGCTCGGGCGCCTGGGCGGCGGCCGGGGGTATTGGAACATTCTCGGGCGTGAACGCCGACAGCTACGACGAGAACGGGAATCTCCTGCCGCAGGTCTATCACGGCAAAACCCGTCGCGAGCGTCATGACGAGCTGATCAAGTTCGGCATTCAGGGCGGCATCGCGCAGGCGCGCATCGCGCACGAGGCGTCGAACGGCCAGGGCCGCATCCACATGAACGTCCTGTGGGAGATGGGCGGCGCCGAGCACATCCTGCACGGCGTGCTGGAAGGCTCCCAGGGTCTGATCCACGGCGTCACCTGCGGCGCCGGCATGCCTTACCGCGTGGCGGAAATCGCCGTGCACTACGGCGTGCACTACTACCCCATCGTCTCCTCGGCCCGCGCCTTCCGCGCCCTGTGGCTGCGCGCCTACCACAAGTTCCGCGAGAACCTGGGCGGCGTGGTCTACGAGGACCCGTGGCTGGCCGGCGGCCACAACGGCCTGTCCAACTCCGAGGACCCGCTGAAGCCGGAGGACCCGTTCCCCCGCGTCCTGGCGCTGCGCCAGATGATGAACAGCTTCGGCCTGAACGACACCCCCATCGTCATGGCGGGCGGCGTCTGGTGGCTGTCGGATTGGGAAGACTGGATCGACAACCCCGACCTCGGCCCGGTGGCCTTCCAGTTCGGCACGCGCCCGCTGCTGACCCAGGAAAGCCCGATCTCCAACGCCTGGAAGCATCGTCTGCTGACGCTGAAGGAAGGCGACGTCTTCCTGAACCGCTTCTCGCCGACGGGCTTCTACTCCTCCGCCGTCAAGAACCCGTTCCTGATGGACCTGATGGCCCGCTCGGAGCGTCAGGTGGCCTATCTGCCCAAGCCGGTGGGCGAACACTCCGCCGAGCTGCCGCTGGGTCCGCGCGGCCGCCCGGTCTATGTGACCGAGACGGACAAGGCCCGCGCCGAGGGCTGGCTGTCCCAGGGCTTCACCAGCGGCCTGAAGACGCCGGACAGCACGGTCATCTTCGTCACGCCGGAGCAGGCGGAGCGCATCCACCGCGATCAGGTGGACTGCATGGGCTGCCTGTCTGCCTGCAACTTCTCCAATTGGGCGCAGAACGAGGAGGGCACGAACGGCAAGCGCGCCGATCCGCGGTCCTACTGCATCCAGAAGACCCTGCAGGCGGTCAGCCACACCGACGACTGCGAAAACCAGCTCATGTTCGCCGGTCACAACGCCTTCCGCTTCGCGTCAGACCCGTACTACAAGGACGGGTTCATCCCGACCGTGAAGCAGCTGGTCGAGCGGATCGCCACCGGCTACTGACGCCGGCGGCCCGCGGCTTTGCGGGGGCGCTTGCCCCCTGACCTGAAATCGTTCTAAAGTGAGCGGGCTGCGGCGGATCGCCGCGGTCCGTTTCGCGTTCCGACTTTGTGACCTGAACCACGGCGAACAGACGACGATGACCGGCACCCGACCCTTCAAGCGCGCTCTCGACCGCCTGCAGACGGCAGGCTTCCGCCCGACGCGCCAGCGTCTCGGGCTGGCCCGCCTGCTGTTCGAAGGGGAGCACCGTCACGTCACCGCCGAGCAACTCCACACCGAGGCCATGGGGGCGGACCTGCGGGTGTCGCTGGCCACGGTCTACAACACGCTGAACCAGTTCACCGCCGCCGGCCTGCTGCGCGAAGTGGTGGTGGAGGCGGGCAAGTCCTACTTCGACACCAACACCAGCGACCATCACCATTTCTTCCTGGAAGGGACGGGCCGGCTGGAGGACATCCCCGGCGACGACGTGGTGGTGCAGCATCTGCCGCCGGCCCCGCCGGGCACGCGCATCGCGCGGGTGGACGTGATCGTCCGGCTGAGCGCGGAGCAGGGCGACGAGCGCTGAGGGGCGGGCGGCCCATGGCTGCTGCTGGAAAAAATCCGTCTCCCAGCCGGGTCTTCAGGGAATTTCCGGAACATTGACGCGTTTTGGGAGCAATGGCATAAGCCGTAGCCGAGGCTCGGCCGCCGGAGGCCCCACGCCCGCGCGCGGCCGGGCCGGACAGAACCCCGTCTGGAGAACGCCGCCATGTCGCTGAAGGGCACGAAGACCGAGCAGAACCTCAAGGCGGCCTTCGCGGGGGAGAGTCAGGCCAACCGCCGCTATCTCTATTTCGCCCAGAAGGCCGATGTGGAAGGCCACAACGAGGTTGCCGCCG from Azospirillum brasilense includes the following:
- a CDS encoding TspO/MBR family protein, giving the protein MNHRSFVPTEPATDTGPLPFRVYWWQALVFWLLTNTYGVFERGGEPFPGYQPSPLQPPGWAFPVVWFSISLIQLWGCVRLLNAPWTIRWRPALIGMQGALWLLYASFGFAYFTMGSPILAAAWTIAYFIIASTCVLLVWPDDRAIAASWLPLVLWTGFASIVAIHGVVLNPDPLFGLGPGLGTR
- a CDS encoding glycerophosphoryl diester phosphodiesterase, whose product is MLSTLPRLIGHRGAKESAPENTLASLREAARQGAAWVEVDVMLTRDRVPVLIHDDTLERTTSGAGPVPDLTLAELKALDAGSWFDTRFAGETVPTLEEALGVIRKLGLGLNLEIKPYPGQEVPTAEVALDLLTRLWPAGLPLLVSSFEVPCLEVARDRAPEIPRGYLLWDPPADWAAIADRIGAATLNVHQDRQTAESVAAYRATGRPVLAYTVNDAARARTLFGWGVAGVFTDAPGRLAAELAAGTTP
- a CDS encoding lysine-2,3-aminomutase-like protein, coding for MKAAHSVTDLVAAGLMTPAAGEAVAAVADRYAIALTPYLLETLADAAPGDPLYAQYVPSPEEAYTAPEEREDPIGDVVRSPVKGIVHRYPDRVLLKPLHACAVYCRFCFRREMVGPGGEALSPEELDAALAYVRAHPEVWEVVVTGGDPLLLSPRRLSHIVRSLSDIPHVGVVRLHTRIPVADPARVTAELVEALKASELATWMAVHINHASELTEPARGAIARLADAGIPLLGQTVLLKGINDDAATLEALFRGLVRNRIKPYYLHHPDLAAGTSHFRPTLAEGQALVKGLRGRVSGLCQPTYVLDIPGGHGKAPAAPGWVRPDGDGGYFADDFTGATHRYRG
- a CDS encoding NAD(P)H-dependent flavin oxidoreductase, which gives rise to MKALKPLLMSGREVLPLVEGGKGIAVSNGESSGAWAAAGGIGTFSGVNADSYDENGNLLPQVYHGKTRRERHDELIKFGIQGGIAQARIAHEASNGQGRIHMNVLWEMGGAEHILHGVLEGSQGLIHGVTCGAGMPYRVAEIAVHYGVHYYPIVSSARAFRALWLRAYHKFRENLGGVVYEDPWLAGGHNGLSNSEDPLKPEDPFPRVLALRQMMNSFGLNDTPIVMAGGVWWLSDWEDWIDNPDLGPVAFQFGTRPLLTQESPISNAWKHRLLTLKEGDVFLNRFSPTGFYSSAVKNPFLMDLMARSERQVAYLPKPVGEHSAELPLGPRGRPVYVTETDKARAEGWLSQGFTSGLKTPDSTVIFVTPEQAERIHRDQVDCMGCLSACNFSNWAQNEEGTNGKRADPRSYCIQKTLQAVSHTDDCENQLMFAGHNAFRFASDPYYKDGFIPTVKQLVERIATGY
- the irrA gene encoding iron response transcriptional regulator IrrA, with the translated sequence MTGTRPFKRALDRLQTAGFRPTRQRLGLARLLFEGEHRHVTAEQLHTEAMGADLRVSLATVYNTLNQFTAAGLLREVVVEAGKSYFDTNTSDHHHFFLEGTGRLEDIPGDDVVVQHLPPAPPGTRIARVDVIVRLSAEQGDER